In Gemmatimonadota bacterium, a single genomic region encodes these proteins:
- a CDS encoding FtsX-like permease family protein translates to MFYNFLTVAIRNAMRHKFYAIISLSSLAIGLTCAVLIMLSIRYEMSYDAFRPHADRVYRIMKRDIDARGQVEWRGALPSEIAVHLRDEYPEVEAVVQFRRITSWFRAEDRLFQQRLCPVDGDAVDFFGLDIIRGDATALKRRDASIVLTQSVAQKLYGHKDPIGRTVEVQRETYQQVFTVVAVMKDRPTNTRLEFDSVTFFASDNWAIRTAPIYVRLRPDADVAALEHALVARFPSESQEATYHLQALPRVHLYSRIDLEGFTGDSGMPYRDVRDLYPLSVLGVGILLIACINFMNLATARSAIRAREIGLRKVVGARRQHIMGQFLCESVLFTGVALPVSFGLTVLLLPQFSGLMGQPLVFNIFDHVWWIVCIALVTALVSGSYPAFYLSAQQPVDALKGLRNRLPGDLWLRKGLVVVQFAVSAILIASTLVVYQQMDLVQSKYLGFDRDEIVVVKIFGPDAEQIRLNGQYNAVKQRFLQHPNIVAAGTSLDLPGHSWPSRRFVSDVEMPDREVDVRVFRANEDFLTCYNISILAGRSFSQAYAEQVTENSSAMQVVINETAAKRFGWSNPLGHTLMIGERHAQVIGVMGDFHVRSLREPLGPVVLSAAGTDLKYLHLKIKPDRIRETMAFVEETWSHFIPTRPFEYFFIDDYIDSKYRREQRQGHIFTRSAIVAIVLACLGLAGLAAFAAEQRTREIGIRKVLGASASHLVVLISRDFARLAVFASTIACPVGYFLMRNWLQNFAYRVDLGFFPFVVSALGVVAATILVVGYQVYKAASANPAEVLRRE, encoded by the coding sequence ATGTTCTACAATTTTCTGACAGTTGCGATTCGCAACGCGATGCGTCACAAGTTCTATGCGATTATCAGTCTGAGTAGTCTTGCCATTGGATTGACGTGTGCTGTGCTCATTATGCTTTCTATCCGCTACGAGATGAGCTATGACGCCTTTCGCCCCCATGCCGACCGGGTTTATCGGATTATGAAGAGGGATATAGATGCGCGGGGGCAAGTCGAATGGCGCGGCGCACTTCCCTCAGAGATTGCCGTGCATTTGCGCGATGAATATCCCGAGGTCGAGGCCGTTGTTCAGTTCCGCCGTATCACGTCCTGGTTCCGCGCGGAGGACCGGTTATTTCAACAGCGCCTGTGTCCGGTTGATGGAGATGCTGTGGATTTCTTTGGTCTGGATATTATTCGAGGGGATGCTACTGCGCTCAAACGCCGAGATGCGTCCATTGTTTTAACGCAGAGCGTCGCCCAAAAGCTCTATGGTCATAAAGACCCCATTGGTCGCACCGTTGAGGTGCAGCGCGAGACCTATCAGCAGGTGTTTACGGTTGTTGCTGTGATGAAGGATCGTCCCACCAATACGCGCCTGGAGTTTGATAGTGTGACGTTTTTTGCGTCTGATAACTGGGCTATACGCACTGCGCCGATTTACGTGCGTTTGCGTCCCGATGCCGATGTTGCGGCTCTCGAGCATGCGCTTGTCGCTCGCTTTCCGTCTGAGTCTCAAGAGGCGACTTACCATCTCCAGGCTTTGCCGCGCGTCCATCTGTATTCCAGGATTGATCTGGAGGGTTTTACAGGTGATTCGGGGATGCCGTATCGGGATGTCCGCGATCTCTATCCCCTGTCTGTTCTGGGCGTGGGTATTTTGCTCATCGCCTGTATCAATTTTATGAATCTGGCTACTGCGCGATCAGCTATACGCGCCCGCGAAATTGGTCTGCGCAAGGTTGTGGGGGCGCGCAGGCAGCATATTATGGGGCAGTTTTTGTGCGAGTCTGTGTTGTTTACCGGGGTTGCTCTGCCCGTATCTTTTGGATTGACGGTGTTGCTGCTGCCCCAATTTTCAGGTCTGATGGGTCAACCGCTTGTCTTTAATATTTTTGATCATGTTTGGTGGATTGTGTGCATTGCGCTGGTTACCGCTCTGGTTTCGGGAAGTTATCCCGCTTTTTATCTTTCGGCGCAGCAGCCCGTCGATGCGCTGAAGGGGCTGCGCAACAGGCTTCCAGGAGATCTCTGGCTACGGAAAGGTCTCGTAGTGGTGCAATTTGCCGTGTCTGCTATTCTCATTGCATCTACGCTCGTGGTCTATCAGCAAATGGATCTGGTGCAGAGTAAATATTTGGGTTTTGATCGCGATGAGATTGTTGTGGTGAAAATTTTTGGTCCCGATGCGGAGCAAATTCGCTTAAATGGTCAATATAACGCGGTCAAACAGCGATTTCTCCAGCATCCTAATATTGTCGCAGCGGGTACGAGTTTGGATCTGCCCGGACACAGTTGGCCGAGCCGACGTTTTGTGTCGGATGTTGAAATGCCTGACAGAGAAGTTGATGTGCGCGTTTTTCGGGCGAATGAAGATTTTCTCACGTGTTACAATATTTCAATACTCGCGGGTCGAAGTTTTTCGCAGGCTTATGCGGAGCAGGTGACAGAGAATTCGAGCGCGATGCAGGTGGTGATAAATGAGACTGCTGCAAAGCGATTCGGTTGGTCGAATCCCCTGGGGCATACGCTGATGATTGGGGAGAGACACGCGCAGGTTATTGGCGTGATGGGAGATTTTCACGTGCGTTCTCTCAGGGAGCCTCTGGGTCCTGTGGTTTTATCTGCGGCGGGTACGGACTTGAAATACTTGCATCTCAAGATTAAACCCGACCGTATTCGGGAGACGATGGCTTTTGTCGAAGAGACCTGGTCGCATTTTATCCCAACGCGGCCTTTTGAATACTTTTTTATTGACGATTATATCGATTCCAAATACCGACGAGAACAACGCCAGGGGCATATTTTTACGCGGTCTGCAATTGTCGCCATTGTACTGGCCTGTCTGGGTCTGGCGGGTTTGGCGGCTTTTGCCGCTGAACAACGTACCCGCGAAATTGGTATTCGCAAGGTGCTGGGTGCTTCGGCATCTCATCTCGTGGTTTTGATCAGCCGGGACTTTGCCAGGCTCGCTGTGTTCGCCAGCACGATTGCGTGTCCGGTTGGATATTTTTTGATGCGGAATTGGTTGCAGAATTTTGCCTATCGCGTAGATCTGGGTTTTTTTCCTTTTGTGGTTAGTGCTCTGGGTGTTGTTGCTGCAACAATCCTCGTGGTTGGATATCAAGTCTATAAAGCCGCGAGTGCAAATCCCGCAGAGGTATTGCGCCGAGAGTAA
- a CDS encoding MFS transporter — protein sequence MRTGSILTKHNPYEAFHIREFRLYALGWFAALVGTQIQSAAIGWEMYARTGQALALGLVGLAIALPTMILALPAGYLADRFNRRTVMMLSLTGTTLTSLGLAAVSWKQGPIALMYAILVVDAAITVLGAPARRAIVPQLVPRGIFPNAVAWSMSLMQMAWVVGPMIGGLIAAVYVPAAYLASAGCTGWFLLILSRLRVPPVERDKNAARISPLQNLMGGLVFLKKNQLLLSLMALDMFAVLLGGAVYLLPIYAQDILKVGSEGFGILRSAPAVGALIMALTLAHLPPMKKAGRNLLLTVAGFGVATIVFGISENFWLSFAMLVLTGAFDNVSMVIRHTLVQLITPDAMRGRVSAVNGVFVSASNELGGLESGGVAELYGPVFSVVSGGIGTLLVTGITAIASPSLRKVGALDEVEEG from the coding sequence TTGCGAACAGGAAGCATATTGACAAAACACAATCCCTATGAAGCATTTCACATCAGGGAATTTCGGTTATACGCACTGGGCTGGTTTGCCGCATTAGTCGGCACGCAAATTCAGAGCGCCGCCATAGGATGGGAAATGTACGCGCGCACCGGGCAGGCACTCGCGCTCGGCCTGGTGGGTCTGGCAATCGCATTACCCACAATGATCCTCGCACTCCCCGCGGGATATCTCGCCGACCGCTTTAACCGACGCACAGTCATGATGTTGAGCTTAACGGGCACAACATTAACCTCTCTGGGCCTTGCCGCAGTATCGTGGAAACAGGGACCAATTGCCCTGATGTACGCCATACTCGTCGTCGATGCCGCAATAACCGTACTCGGCGCCCCAGCACGGCGGGCAATTGTACCCCAATTGGTACCCCGCGGGATATTTCCCAATGCCGTGGCATGGAGCATGAGCTTGATGCAAATGGCGTGGGTAGTGGGACCCATGATCGGAGGCCTTATCGCAGCAGTTTACGTACCTGCAGCGTACCTTGCAAGTGCCGGATGTACGGGATGGTTCTTGTTGATATTGTCCCGATTGCGCGTACCGCCCGTAGAACGCGATAAAAATGCAGCGCGAATTTCACCACTACAAAATCTGATGGGCGGACTGGTGTTTCTGAAGAAAAATCAATTACTATTGTCGCTCATGGCACTGGACATGTTTGCCGTACTCCTGGGCGGAGCCGTGTATCTATTGCCGATTTACGCGCAGGATATATTGAAGGTAGGCTCAGAGGGATTCGGAATATTGCGATCAGCACCTGCGGTGGGTGCCCTGATAATGGCACTGACACTGGCACACCTGCCCCCGATGAAAAAAGCCGGCAGAAATCTGCTCCTCACCGTAGCTGGATTTGGCGTGGCAACCATAGTCTTCGGAATATCGGAAAACTTCTGGTTGTCATTTGCGATGCTCGTATTAACCGGGGCATTTGACAACGTAAGCATGGTCATTCGTCACACACTCGTACAGTTAATCACCCCCGATGCAATGCGCGGCAGGGTATCGGCTGTAAACGGAGTATTTGTGAGCGCGTCAAATGAACTGGGTGGCCTCGAATCTGGAGGTGTGGCGGAATTGTATGGACCTGTATTCTCAGTCGTAAGCGGCGGCATCGGAACGCTTTTGGTCACAGGCATAACAGCAATAGCTTCCCCGAGCTTGAGAAAAGTAGGTGCATTGGATGAAGTAGAAGAAGGATAG
- a CDS encoding aldo/keto reductase, with protein MRRTFQFDQNTPPLCRLGLATRGNTHLSPADVRYAVERGVNYLNWCGRPDGLSSAVAGMGVEREEIVLAWQLKSRTASGAERELEDALCELNTDYIDVVTFYYVESEGEWCDIASEGGAYEAMARAREQGKVRFLGLTSHQRNMAARIAMGELRAPEQVESRPLDMLMLRYNAAHRGAEEDVFPLTDPISIPVVVYTCLRWGALMKPTPDDPPDFIPPPAREWYRFALAYPSVAIAIAAPNDRAELEHDFSLLDDWRAPAPEENEMLMAHGDRVYQHAGRFP; from the coding sequence ATGCGACGTACTTTTCAATTTGATCAGAATACTCCGCCTCTTTGCCGCCTGGGTCTGGCTACGAGGGGCAATACGCATTTGTCCCCTGCCGATGTCCGTTATGCAGTTGAGCGCGGTGTCAATTATCTCAATTGGTGCGGTCGTCCCGATGGTTTGAGTAGCGCTGTTGCGGGTATGGGGGTGGAGCGGGAGGAGATTGTACTGGCATGGCAGCTTAAGTCCCGTACTGCTTCAGGTGCGGAACGGGAGCTTGAAGATGCGTTGTGTGAGCTGAATACCGATTATATAGATGTTGTGACTTTTTACTATGTGGAGAGCGAGGGCGAATGGTGCGATATCGCGTCTGAAGGGGGCGCTTATGAAGCTATGGCTCGCGCCCGCGAGCAGGGTAAGGTGCGCTTTCTCGGGCTTACCAGCCACCAGCGCAATATGGCCGCGCGCATTGCTATGGGTGAACTCAGAGCACCTGAACAGGTTGAGTCCCGCCCTCTGGATATGCTTATGCTCCGGTACAATGCCGCCCACCGGGGGGCAGAAGAGGATGTGTTCCCGTTGACCGATCCGATCAGTATTCCGGTGGTTGTTTATACCTGTCTGCGCTGGGGTGCTTTGATGAAGCCCACTCCGGACGATCCACCCGATTTTATACCGCCACCTGCAAGAGAGTGGTACCGTTTTGCACTGGCCTATCCCTCTGTCGCCATTGCGATTGCAGCGCCCAACGACCGGGCGGAGCTTGAGCACGATTTTTCACTGTTGGATGATTGGCGGGCACCTGCGCCAGAAGAGAATGAGATGCTTATGGCACACGGAGACCGCGTCTATCAACACGCTGGTCGTTTTCCCTGA